From the genome of Solanum lycopersicum chromosome 7, SLM_r2.1:
TGAGAACTAGTTGTTTAGCTTTAAATGTCTCCTTTCTGTTATTATCTTCAATTAAAATGGGATTCACTATTTGATCAACACTAAGGTTCGTTTGCTTATGTTTTAGCTTATTTTTATAATCATTCTACGACTCGGGTAATTTTTCGATCAACACTCCAGCAGAAAAATTTTCCGGTAGAGATATTCCTTCAACCTTCAAGTCTTCAGGGAATTTTcgatattcattaatttgaattttctttttttcacgtCACTCATCTTCCATTGATAATATCTTCCgacaataaatttttgtttattagctTCCTCAGCGGTGAATTTCTtgattaagacttcccaaataACTTTTGCTTCTTTGCAACTACAATAAACATCAAACAATTTGTTAGAAATAGTTTGCAATATATTATGACGACATACCTTATTGGTATATTGCCATGATTCTAGAATTTTGTTATCAGTTTCTGCACTTGGTCGTGGATGTATCAAAGCATGAGAAACTTCATGAACATCAAGCAATGAAAAAAACGCTCTTtccatcttttaaaatttttattagcaGAGATTTCAGTATTTGACACACCTGGAAAAAGTTTGGCATAAGGTATTATTACTAAAGTTGGGGTAGACGGATTAGTACCACCATTTGTAGAATCAGAAATAATTTCAGGAGTAGAATTATTTGCTATAGTTTCTTAGATTGTtggaaaatattagaaaaactcacgataataataataaataattttattattttagaaaaatattagtCCTTAAAATAAGGTTAAAAATTACTACAAAGATATACGAATATTAGTGcgaaaaatagataaatacttGAGTCGTGTTGGGCattgttctaaaaaaatatttcaatggcGTGAATTGTTTCCCCATAATTAAATAAGCACTTCCTATCTTAAATAGAGGTTACAAGAATAAGCAAATTATTTAGTATTAACAAATTATTAGTGCGAAATAAAATAAGCAAGCCAAATAATTATCTTGAAATAGAAAGCCAAAACGAGAGAGtaagagcaagaaagaaagatTATAGAGTTAGAATTGATTTTTCTCAACTTAGCTCATATAATTCATGTTTATTTATAGGCCAAGATATTGTCTTCACTTTTGACAAGTGTCAAGTAGAAGAAATGCTACTCCCAAGTGTATTTGCAGTTGCTATTTCTCCAAGGAAAATTAACACTTCTAAAATACACCTTCTTTTGGCTTTCCAAATTCTCCATTAGTGaattaaattcattttgaaataaaaatacttatttacaTGTATAACCCAGCGCTTGAAAAACTATGCATGAATTTTTCTTCCACATAACAATCTTCATGAACCCGCTGAAAATTGTTGAGAATACACAAACCTTCAATGATCAAAATATGATTGCTCGAAGCAACTGTGGAATCGTGTTTTCTCCTTGATCTCCAGCGAAGAGTTGGAATTGAGTAAACAGACCAACACCAAAACTATTCCTTTAGCTACACCAATCAATACATTCTTGTCATCTTCCTACAGTAACCCAAGCAACGAGTCCAACACTAAGTTCTTCTACTCAGTTGTCACTATATGAAGTCAAGTTATCAGGATACCTCGATTCAACCCCTATAGTCTTGTGATTTGATCTTTCAATTTTAGAGAGAAGtttcaatttgaatttaaaCCTGAAATCCTGTAACCCCTTTTTTATTCGATGAGAAATAAAATCATCCCAAAGAAGCATTCAAACAAAAAatggaatttgaaatttatttctttttcatttcacATAACCCATTTCTTATTTGAGCTTTCGATGagaaaatttcttcttctttcctgTTTGTATGTTTGTTGTGGGATGCTTGAAGGATgagtaatttcttttaaaattgagtGAGATTACAAAAAAATGGTGGAAACCTATGGGCGGAGGtgacctaatttattttttctaccgGAAATGAGAAGAGGAAGAGGATATTtctacttttcctttttttaattttttcatgattatgtgtatttttaatttttgatgaaaaattatgtttcttaGACTCTTTACAAATGACAGCGGGTGCATgtcatattctccaaaaatattatatttgatatcGAAAGTGAAAGATGATTAGTATCTATTCACGCTCTTAATCGGTGTGTACATTACACATTTTTCCAACTCAATAATTTTACTGTCATATAAGTTTGGTGAATTGTCAGAGGTGTTGAAAATATTGTGTTTCGTTGAGTTTAAGCgttgaattgaaaaaattgtaaatagAAGGATTCACTTTACAGTCCGACCCAAGTTGGCAATGGGTCTTGAGGGGGAATTTGTTTTTGACTCTCCATATGGTGTTGTCTCACTCTTATTAGATAATCATATTCAGATtatacatataacatattattCTTGGTTTAAGAATGGTATCCTCACAGCGGAAGGTAGTGGATAATCTGTTAACCAATCTTTGTTatcaaaatcagaaattactgattGTAATAAATTGTTCAGAAATACGAAGtaattgaaatttatagaaCCACTAAgcaagatgaacagaaatttatttctaaaaaatacttaaatttgtAAAAACTTATCAGAATCTGAAATAATCTTtagtttgaaagaaaatcaagtccactgatttcacaatgtccccttaaggaaattattcccctctaatattcgaggtttgatttgaaatataacCTTCCAggataaaataatcttaatcagtagagtgtagataccaaaaactctacagtcagtgaatcaatccacagcaggaaagtacacgaagaaatatgttttagaagaagaaggaagatcagaaaatttgttggaaaatattctgaagactgagtggtatttataggcaagaagaatatattctgaaaggttgcaaccctttcagaattgacacgactattaatgaaagtttgcagCCTTTCAAAtagtattgactgttcctgaaaattgcaacctttcaaaacaGTAATGGcggaaattttaaataaaacggaagaaaaataatctctcgatcgatcatttgccgaagcaagcgagcgacgacgacgacgacacGAGGGGATCCTCTTTCCAAGGCCCCTCTTTCCAactcttttaacaattaataggagtgtttatgtatttaaactctcttatttttctttcaattacCGATAAGGGACattgcctttttcattaaagtataaaaggacttttcaagttctcaacttttcaaatttatctccttccctctatttcccatcaattcttgctacatacccaacataATCATCAATCAGCCACTATCAAGACATTCTCTGTTAATCagttagtttttcttttatacaTAGATAGAACCAAAACATTGATCaacttatttttctctttctctataAGCGTCATTGGTCAATGTATAACAGCAATCCTAACTTTGgccttaaaaacttttagtgcaatctgacatgataaaggAAGCTTATATACATCAGCTTCTCTTCTATTTTAACCCAAAGAATGCCCAAAATGAAAAAGGGGAAAATATATCACTGAAATTATAAGTAAGAAATACAATAATCCTTCTTCCTCAATGCCCATTGGCCAATCTTTTGGCAGACTCAAATCTAGGGCCTTTTTCAGCAAATTTGGTTTTGGAATAGAGATTCAGATAATCCTGAAAGCGGAGGTGACAGGGATACAAGAGCTTTGATGCTGGAGAAATGATGGCCTCACCAGCAGGGTTGTAAAAGGTGGCAATGGAAAGTCTATTCCCATCCTTTTCAGCCATCACTCGGTGTCGAATACTCTTATACATCCCATTGGTCAAAATTTCGATTTGATCACCTATGTTTACAAAAAGTCTGTTGTTCTTTGAAGGTGGAATGTTCACCCAATGCCCATCTTTGAAGAATTCCAGACCTGGAACTTGTTCGTCTTGGAGTAAGAGAATGATACCACCAGCATCTGTGTGCTCGCGCAATCCCCTGACCAAATCTGGGCGGGGACATTGAGGATATATCGCTACTTTTGTTCCAACAGAAGGACCCTTGCTGCCTGAAAATGCTTCTTTGATGTAACTCTTCGCTAGGCCAAGGTTCTCACACATTAGTTCTGAAAGATTTTCTGCAAGTTTGATCAGCTGATCAATATAGTCATCTACTGCTTTGCTGCACACAACATACATAGTTCAAATGtgaaattcaataataatgaaGTATTCTTAGTGCAGTATATCGGTAAGTAGTTGTACGTCTGTTTGCTCATTAATTCTAgcatatttattgaattgttgaAGCTTTTATGCTGCGGTGTTGTTGACTTACCAAAGTTCCTTCGAGAGACCTTGAATCTCATAGATATTGGAAGCTGGACGATGCCAAACAAAGAATGT
Proteins encoded in this window:
- the ACO5 gene encoding 1-aminocyclopropane-1-carboxylate oxidase; this encodes MEMPVIDFSKLEGEERCATMSLLHQACEKWGFFMIENHGIDSYLMDNVKQFVNQHYEANMKKRFYESELPMSLEKNGNISNTDWESTFFVWHRPASNIYEIQGLSKELCKAVDDYIDQLIKLAENLSELMCENLGLAKSYIKEAFSGSKGPSVGTKVAIYPQCPRPDLVRGLREHTDAGGIILLLQDEQVPGLEFFKDGHWVNIPPSKNNRLFVNIGDQIEILTNGMYKSIRHRVMAEKDGNRLSIATFYNPAGEAIISPASKLLYPCHLRFQDYLNLYSKTKFAEKGPRFESAKRLANGH